The genomic segment CGAACGCCCCGCGACAAGGAGCTGATTTCCTGGGATGCCGATTATGCCACGATCCGTAGCGATGTTCTTCGTCGCTACGGTTCTGTTCGTTTAGAGCTGCAGTTGACAACCAAGGGAAAGCGGGCCAAAATCAACGGAATGGAACAGCAGAAGCTGAGCGCTTATGTGGGGGCATTGAATGTCGTCATGTTTGCACCCGAGGATCTTTCCATTGTCAAAGGCGCACCTGCCCAGCGCAGACGCTTCATCGATATGGAAATCGGTCAGGTTTCACCTACGTATCTTTATTATTTGAGCAATTACAACAAAGTACTGGCCCAGCGAAATCAGCTTTTAAAGGATTTAGCCATGAAAAAAAGTAACTCGCTGGAAATGCTGGCAATTTGGAATACCCAATTAGCCGATTTAGCGGTAAAATTGTTACGGAAGCGTTTTGAGTTCATTCGGAAGCTGGAGACGTGGGCACAGGAAATCCACACCGGCATTACCGATGGCAGGGAAAGACTTTCTCTGCATTACGTAAACTCATCGCCCGTTACAGAAGAGATGACGATAGATCAGGCTGTAGATAAAATGCTTGCTGCCTACGAAGAGGTTCGCGACCGGGAAATCATGCGGGGGAGCACCCTGATTGGGCCACACCGTGATGATTTTTCACTTAAAGTGAACAACATGGATGTGCAAACGTATGGTTCCCAGGGACAGCAACGCACCAGTGCGCTGTCCATTAAATTAGCCGAAATTGAGCTGATTAAAGAAGAAGTGGGAGAATACCCCGTTCTTTTGTTGGATGATGTCTTGTCAGAGTTGGATGAACATCGGCAAACATTGCTGCTCGAAACCATTCAGGATCGAGTACAGACGTTTGTAAGTACCACAGGTGTGGAAGGCTTAAAGCATCAGGTTCTCCAGCAAGCCTCTCGTTTTTACGTGAGGGAAGGGAAAATCTCCGGAGAAAGGTAGGGGGTACAGGGATGTTTATTCACATTGGTGGAGATACTGTGGTGAGCACGAAGGAAGTCATTTCCATTCTTGATCATCAGACTGTGAAATCCTCAAAAATCAATAAAGCGTTCTTGCTTGAAAAAAGTAAGACAGTTGTTGACCATAGCGAGGAAGAAACGAAGTCTTATGTAATCACCCAGAACGCCATTTACTGTTCACCTATTTCTTCTCTGACGCTGAAGCGACGCGCTCAGTTCGTGGACAGCTTGGATCAGTTTCCCTTTGTACAAGCTGAAGTGGAGGAGTTGACAGAGTAGTGGATCAAGTGACGACGAAAGATACAAACTACGATGCGAGTCAGATTCAGGTACTGGAAGGGTTAGAGGCAGTTCGGAAACGTCCCGGCATGTACATCGGGTCGACCAGCAGCCGAGGTTTGCATCACCTGGTATGGGAGATTGTCGACAATGCCATTGACGAGGCGCTGGCCGGTTATTGCGACGAGATCTTGGTGGTCATTCATCCAGACAACTCCGTATCTGTAACCGATAACGGTCGAGGAATCCCGACTGGCATTCATGAAAAGACCGGGAAATCCACTGTTGAAACCGTTTTGACTGTATTGCACGCCGGTGGTAAATTCGGCGGTGGCGGGTACAAAGTGTCCGGCGGTCTTCACGGGGTAGGTAGCTCGGTAGTGAACGCGTTATCTGAATGGATGGAAGTCGAGGTTAAAC from the Brevibacillus brevis genome contains:
- the recF gene encoding DNA replication/repair protein RecF (All proteins in this family for which functions are known are DNA-binding proteins that assist the filamentation of RecA onto DNA for the initiation of recombination or recombinational repair.), which gives rise to MFLKNLSLTNYRNYETMSLSFDGPIQLFIGNNAQGKTNALESIYVLALAKSHRTPRDKELISWDADYATIRSDVLRRYGSVRLELQLTTKGKRAKINGMEQQKLSAYVGALNVVMFAPEDLSIVKGAPAQRRRFIDMEIGQVSPTYLYYLSNYNKVLAQRNQLLKDLAMKKSNSLEMLAIWNTQLADLAVKLLRKRFEFIRKLETWAQEIHTGITDGRERLSLHYVNSSPVTEEMTIDQAVDKMLAAYEEVRDREIMRGSTLIGPHRDDFSLKVNNMDVQTYGSQGQQRTSALSIKLAEIELIKEEVGEYPVLLLDDVLSELDEHRQTLLLETIQDRVQTFVSTTGVEGLKHQVLQQASRFYVREGKISGER
- the remB gene encoding extracellular matrix regulator RemB — translated: MFIHIGGDTVVSTKEVISILDHQTVKSSKINKAFLLEKSKTVVDHSEEETKSYVITQNAIYCSPISSLTLKRRAQFVDSLDQFPFVQAEVEELTE